The segment cacccttaacccatgtcctctggtttttttctccccttgcctcagtggaaaaagcctgcttgcattcattctatctatacccatcataattttatatacctctatcaaatctcccctcattcttctatgctccagggaataaagttctaacctattcaacctttctctgtaactgagtttctcaagtcccggcaacatccttgtaaaccttctctgctctctttcaaccttatttatatccttcctgtaatttggtgaccaaaactgaacacaatactccagattcggcctcaccaatgccttatacaacctcatcataacattccagctcttatactcaatacttcgattaataaaggccaatgtaccaaaagctctctttacaaccctatctacctgtgacgacacttttgggaattttgtatctgtattcccagatccctctgttccactgcactcctcagtgccttaccattaaccctgtatgttctacgttggtttgtccttccaacgtacaatacctcacacttgtcagtattaaactccatctgccatttttcagcccatttttccagctggtccaagtccctctgcaggctctgaaaaccttcctcactgtctactacacctccaatctttgtatcatcagcaaacttgctgatccaatttaccacattatcatccagatcattgatatagatgacaaataacaatggacccagcactgatccctgtggcacaccgctagtcacaggcctccactcagagaagcaattctctaccaccactccctggcttcttccatcgagccaatgtctaatccaatttaccacctctccatgtatacctagcgactgaattttcctaactaacctcccatgcgggaccttgtcaaaggccttactgaagtccatgtagacaatatccactgccttcccttcatccactttcctggtaacctcctcgtaaaactccaacagattggtcaaacatgacctaccacgcacaaagccatgttgacactccctaataagcccctatctatccaaatgcttgtagattctgtctcgtagtactccctccaataacttacctactactgacgttaaactcaccagcctataatttcccggattacttttcgatccttttttaagcaacggaacaacatgagccactctccaatcctccagcacttcacccgtagacagtgacattttaaatatttctgccagggcccccgcaatttcaacactagtctccttcaaggtccgagggaacactctgtcaggtcccggggatttatccactttaattttcctcaagacagcaagcacctcctccttttcaatctgtacagtttccatggtctcactacttgattccctcaattccatagatatcatgccagcttccttagtaaatacagacgcaaaaaacctatttaagatctcccccatttcctttggttccgcacaaagccgaccactctgatcttcaagaggaccaattttattccttacaatccttttgctcttaatatacttgtaaaagctctttggattatccttcactttgactgccaaggcaacctcatgtcttcttttagccctcctgatttctttcttaagtattttcttgcatttcttatattcctcaagcacctgatttaccccctgtttcctatacatttcatacaactccctcttcttctttatcagggttgcaatatcccttgaaaaccaaggttccttattcctattcaatttgcctttcatcctgacaggaacatacaaactctgcactctcaaaatttcccctttgaaggcttcccacctaccaatcacatctttgccagagaacaacctatcccaatccacgctttttagatcctttctcattttttcaaatttggccttcttccagttcagaacctcaaccctaggaccagatctatccttgtccatgatcaaattgaaactaatggtgttatgatcactggaaccaaagtgctcccctacacagacttctgtcacttgccctaatttgttacctaacaggagatccaatattgcatcccctctagttggtccctctatatattgatttagaaaactttcctgaacacattttacaaactctaaaccatctagatccctaacagtatgggagtcccaatcaatgtatggaaaattaaaatcccctaccaccacaactttatgtttcctgcagttgcctgctatctctctgaaCTCTGGAATTCTAAAGGTTCATGGTGCTCTGAGAGAATGAGTTCCTCTTCATTTCATCTTAAATTGCCTATCCCTTATTCAAAAAGAATGATTCCAAGTTATGGATCCCCCCTCTCAGTATCTACGTtatctaacccccccccccccagaaggtGATATGTCAATGAGATCACTATTCAGTCTACTAATTTTCAATGAGTAGAGGCTCAATATGTTTACTTTTTCCTCATAAAACAGCACTTCATCCCAtcaatcaatctagtgaaccttcccTAAACTGCATGCAATGTAAAGTTAACCCTCCTTAAATAACGAGACAAAAACTGCATGCAGCATTCCAGGTATGGTCTACACACACCTTGTACCGCTGTTGTAGTACTTCCCTAGTTTACTATCTATAAAAGTCCCATCTCCAGTCGTCTCAACTctcgtcttgccactggatccagataggaattgggaagagagagtgaggttgacgctgctcaactctccctcacttaaatccaaatcacgcaccagtctcgacaccatcatcatcataatggtgtcaaggtctccATCGACGACaatgatggacaaacaacaaTCTATAAGACAAAGTTTGATGTGTTACAACCATCAGCTCTGCTGCAGGGTCTAGGTGCCCGCATAGGTGGGCTGTGCAACATGTTGGACAATCGTGCTCATGAGAATGCAGGTTCCACCTAATTAGTGTACCattgtggtggtatttaactcccttcttttcattcTAGTCTTGTTTTCATTGCTCCCTGCCTACCCTCATCCTTGTCCAGGAAAGAAGACTACCATTTTGATTGACGCTGTCAAGGAGCGGTATTCATTTGGTATTAGTTATTGTTTCCAGCCAGAGCGTTGGCATTAACTTTCCGTTTGAGAGTtctagttaacagccctgttggcCCAGCACTTCTCATCATTCTTTTCCCTTAAAGTCTCCAAAAATTCATTGAAGTCCCACTTCagtgtctccctctctctgcaccTAGGCTATATTCGAAGGTTTTGACACAATATTCCATTTCCTTCCTGATTAGTTGGTTTGTCACAAGCAGttgtctcccctccccccaccttttaaatttactcctcagctttttttctccagtcctgccaaagggtctcggcccaaaacgtcaactgtattttgttccatagatgctgcccagcctgctgagttcctccagcatatttttTTGTGCGTTGTTTTCAAATAAGTTTTCTTGTCAGTTATTATGTGGTCTGTATTTGTTCAATGTCAACTTGTGGATATGTCTCGTCCTTGGATTGCTTATCTTTTGTGTCTAATTGTTTGTCATTGCACTCACTCTGCTTTTTCACTTTGGCTTGTAGGGATCATGAGGGTTGTTAAGCACTCCTCGTTTTTATCAATTGTATTCAATTTGAGATAATTTAGTTAGTACCGTAATGTCAATGCCTGGAATTCCTACATGCAGCACAGTGTATTTTGGGGGGGGTCATGCCAACCCCTCTTTGTTGGGTCATTGTGGTTCCTTGTCGGGTGAAATTCAGTCCGAGTTCTTTGGTGTATCGTCAGTGATTTCTGTTCATCAAGATTCAGCATTGTTTGCCTGTTTTCTTAGTTAATTTTTGTAATAAACCTTTAGTTTTAATTGAATTGCCAAAGTCTCCTTGATTCCTGCAATTGAGTTCAATAGTGATCTTCACATGCTGTATCTGCAATGATAACTTTCTGCATTTCATGTACAAGTCCTACCTGGTTTATAACATTCCTGTGAATGTCCATAACCTAAACAGTTTGCAAGTCAGAAATGAGACAGTGAACCAAGTTCCTACATGGCAGAAGGTGGCTGCAGCCAGCAACTCCATCACACCTGTTTCTCAAATACTCACTCATATGTACAAGCTGTACATAAATCAGATATTCATAACCTGGGGATAACCTGTATAAGGATTTGCACCTCCCTCTATTTTCTCTGTCTCCTTCTctttaaagtacatatatactgCTTTTCTGGTCCTTCTTCCAAATGGATAGCCTCAGATTTTCTGACAATGTACATCAGCACAAATGTTCCTGTATCCTGTCACGGTGAGCTCTGGCAAAGACTGAACCCAGGGGCAGAGGGACGGCATTGGAATTCCCACAGAACACTGGTGGCACGGCACAGCGATGCcgcgagacaaatcattctccactCGAGGACCCTGTGATCAGCACCAAACAGGATCCACATTAAATAATCATAGTATGTGGAAAACCCCATGCCAGTCACAAGTAACTTGACAAGATAAAGCAGAGAGCACAGGGCTTAACAACTCTAGTTAAGATAACAATTGGTAAGTACAGATGCTTGAGAAACCTAGAAACCCAAAGCTCTACAGCTCTTTCACCTTAATCACGCTTAAATAGATTGCGAATATTGAAGGCTCAGCACTGATCCTGGTGGCTCCCAACTAATCACAGTTATTCACTTGAAAAGAGAAGACAATTAGGTTTTCTGTGGTTGGGTCGGTCAGGTCATTAGCTGGCATGTGTGGCAGGCATGTTACTTGCCATTTATCAGGCCAGGCTGGAACATTGTCAATATCGCGTTGTTTGTTGGCATGGACTGACACATTATTTGAGGAGCTCAGAACGGAATTGCATATTGTGTAAGTATCTGCTAATACAGAGGATTCTGGTTAGTTGGTCCATCACTTAATCATggtagccacttatttgggacaactcttaaaggacAAAAACTAACCAAGAAAAAAATAGCCAGGATttgctttatttatttgggaGGTTATGCTGTTGAATTGGGATAGGAAATTATTGCCGAACAGGTTCTCTCTAGCATTTGTGTAGCCGTTAGACCTACTCCATGCTTAGAGTGAAGTTTTTACATGgggtcagttgtgtgtgtttgtgttgatTTTGGCGAGatgtaagcagtaagacaatttggaaccattttgctcactgtggtttcaagcattcaggcttggagatgccataagtgtccaggagtgaaaatgaaacagctTCACTACTTCAAAAAGTTAGGAACTACGCCAGAAGCAGTCGGTTGGCGGGATCGGAGACACACACCTGCGGACAGGATGTCGACGTCACAGAAGCACCGCGACTTCGTGGCCAAGCCCATAGGTGAGAAGTCCATGAAGTGCCTGGAGGGGATCGGTGAGACTCTTGGCCAGAGGTTAGAAGATCAAGGATTTGACAAGGCGTACGTGGTGCTGGGCCAGTtcccggtcctgaagaaggacgAGGAGCTGTTCAAGGAGTGGCTGAAGGACACCTGCCAGGCCAACGCCAAGCAAAGCAACGACTGCCACACctgtctgtgggagtggtgtgacgCCTTCCTGTAATCTTTCCCCCTGACGCCCAGCAGCAGCGTTCCCTCCCCCCAAACCCCCTCCTTTTCAGAATGAAATCTGCCCACCCAGCTTTCTCTAGAGCTCCTTTGGTTCCATCTTTGTGCTCTCTTAACTACTGAAACCACTAAGAGGGCCGGGCTGTGAACCGGAGAGCACTGGAAGGGTTGCCCTCTTCCCACGCCGCTACTCATCACACTCTCCTGAGCCAAGACGTTGGATATTCTTAGCGTGGGTTTTTTTGAAAaccttctcccttccctccactgCATACTCCTGTACTCCTGAAAATGATTAATCTGTCCTGTGATGGGTTCAATTGTGCCACAAACcagtttgttttctctctctctatctctatctctatctctatctctatctctatctctatctctatctctatctctatctctatctctatctctatctctatcaggATCCATGCCAGAGGCCACACTGAGTTCTGAACTGGGACTCTCATTATTTTGTGCTCACCATACTCCTTCCCGTTCCCATAACTTTGCGCTGAGTGTTGAGACTCGACTTCACTGTAGAAATTCTTATTAAACTTTatatgaataaattaaaaaaaaaagttaggaactacaaagaatttgaaggtatctacaaccattttgaatgttacaatgaaaatgaagatttggaggatgcaactgttgatagcattgtatgaaggcagtccattatctgcaccaggtgtctgaGTGATTTTGTTCGTTGCAtccactgaatgaattcctccattgataactattaggaattaatacactTTTATAGTACTATTAGTAGATTCTAATATGTTTGGAGTTTTATTTAAGCACATAATTTGctactcagtttgtcttctttatacctttttaactattttcatgaaccttTGGCTAATTGGAACAGcctcttaattgggccaaaatatactggtcatGATCTGTATTACTGACTCTGAGCTTGTGACAAAAAAAGGATGAGAGATGAATGAACTGAAAAAT is part of the Mobula birostris isolate sMobBir1 chromosome 4, sMobBir1.hap1, whole genome shotgun sequence genome and harbors:
- the LOC140195968 gene encoding barrier-to-autointegration factor B-like, with amino-acid sequence MSTSQKHRDFVAKPIGEKSMKCLEGIGETLGQRLEDQGFDKAYVVLGQFPVLKKDEELFKEWLKDTCQANAKQSNDCHTCLWEWCDAFL